A single window of Candidatus Desulfofervidus auxilii DNA harbors:
- the cas4 gene encoding CRISPR-associated protein Cas4 has product MESNKMRITGSLINAFYICPRKAWLLAHEFGPDPENVFIELGRILSEETYRREKKEIVLENMKIDLIKRAKEDVIVGEVKKSSKGHHAAKMQLVFYLYQLKQYGISAKGELLIPKEKKKFKIDLTQELEGELKQTFLSIKKTINQTQPPLPKKSSFCRNCAYKDFCWV; this is encoded by the coding sequence ATGGAAAGCAATAAAATGCGTATTACAGGGTCACTCATTAATGCCTTTTATATTTGCCCACGTAAGGCATGGCTTTTAGCACATGAATTTGGTCCTGATCCAGAAAATGTCTTTATTGAATTAGGAAGGATATTATCAGAAGAAACCTATAGAAGGGAGAAAAAAGAGATTGTTTTAGAGAATATGAAGATTGATTTGATAAAAAGGGCAAAAGAAGATGTCATTGTAGGAGAAGTAAAGAAGTCTTCTAAAGGGCATCATGCAGCAAAGATGCAACTTGTTTTTTATCTTTATCAACTTAAACAATATGGTATATCTGCTAAAGGAGAACTTTTAATCCCAAAAGAGAAGAAAAAATTTAAAATAGATTTAACACAAGAGTTAGAAGGTGAATTAAAACAAACATTTTTAAGTATCAAAAAAACTATAAATCAAACACAACCACCATTGCCTAAAAAATCTTCTTTTTGTAGAAACTGCGCCTATAAAGATTTTTGCTGGGTTTAA
- a CDS encoding AAA family ATPase has product MDYLPRKIEKKLEKWINREEIILIKGPRQSGKTTFLKHLEERYGGEYISLEIEEYAEAIKKDPISFAKIFLNKKFLYVDEAQYVKDIGKYLKIIQDNFKGKLKLMVTGSGSFEVKENLGKYL; this is encoded by the coding sequence ATGGACTATCTTCCAAGAAAAATAGAGAAAAAATTAGAAAAATGGATTAATAGAGAGGAGATAATCCTTATTAAAGGACCGAGACAAAGTGGTAAAACTACTTTTTTAAAACATTTAGAAGAAAGGTATGGCGGAGAGTATATAAGCTTAGAAATTGAGGAATATGCAGAAGCGATAAAAAAAGACCCTATATCTTTTGCTAAAATATTTCTTAATAAAAAGTTTCTTTATGTAGATGAGGCTCAATATGTAAAGGATATAGGTAAATATTTAAAAATCATTCAGGATAATTTTAAAGGAAAATTAAAATTAATGGTTACGGGTTCGGGTTCTTTTGAAGTAAAAGAAAATCTTGGGAAATACCT